One Prevotella intermedia ATCC 25611 = DSM 20706 DNA window includes the following coding sequences:
- a CDS encoding YggS family pyridoxal phosphate-dependent enzyme translates to MYDVATNLHKVKDGLPDGVRLIAISKFHPNEYIEAAYNEGQRVFGESHEQELSAKAKTLPTDIEWHFIGHLQTNKVKYIAPYISMIEAVDSMKLLKEINKQAAKHDRIINVLLELHIAEEVSKYGFSLDDCRNLLEEGEWRELKHVHVSGLMMMASNTDDTEQIRKEMTQAADFFDEVKAKYFADDPEFKERSWGMSSDYEIAIDCRSTMIRVGTAIFGPRVY, encoded by the coding sequence ATGTATGATGTAGCAACTAACTTACACAAGGTGAAGGACGGCTTACCCGATGGCGTTCGCTTGATTGCCATCAGCAAGTTTCACCCTAACGAATACATCGAAGCTGCCTACAACGAGGGGCAACGTGTATTTGGCGAGAGCCACGAACAGGAGCTTTCTGCCAAAGCAAAGACGCTGCCAACAGACATTGAATGGCACTTCATAGGGCATTTGCAGACCAACAAGGTGAAGTACATTGCTCCTTACATCTCTATGATTGAGGCAGTGGACTCAATGAAACTGCTGAAAGAAATCAACAAACAGGCAGCAAAGCACGACCGTATCATCAATGTATTGTTGGAATTGCACATCGCCGAAGAGGTTTCCAAGTATGGATTCAGCCTTGACGACTGCCGTAATCTATTGGAAGAAGGCGAGTGGCGCGAGCTAAAACACGTGCATGTATCGGGCTTAATGATGATGGCATCGAACACAGACGATACCGAACAAATCAGAAAAGAAATGACCCAAGCTGCCGATTTCTTCGATGAAGTGAAAGCAAAGTACTTTGCCGACGACCCCGAATTTAAGGAACGGTCGTGGGGAATGAGCAGCGATTACGAGATAGCAATAGACTGTCGCAGCACGATGATTAGAGTAGGAACTGCCATTTTTGGTCCTCGCGTGTACTGA
- a CDS encoding DUF4494 domain-containing protein gives MRSKTTSWFETKVRYDKTMEDGQNKKATEAYTVEALSFSEAESAITEEMSHYISGEFDVKAITPAAYGEIFFSDADSDDKWFKARLAFITIDEKTEKEKRSTITYLVQAHSVNGAVKHVDEVMGKTMIDYDIVSIADTKIMDVFEHKAASKASDAKPEYE, from the coding sequence ATGAGAAGCAAAACTACTTCTTGGTTTGAGACCAAGGTGCGTTACGATAAGACCATGGAAGATGGTCAGAACAAAAAGGCTACAGAGGCTTACACCGTAGAGGCGTTGAGTTTTTCTGAAGCAGAGAGTGCCATAACAGAAGAAATGTCGCACTACATCAGCGGCGAATTTGACGTGAAAGCGATTACCCCAGCTGCTTACGGCGAGATTTTCTTCAGCGATGCCGACAGCGACGACAAATGGTTCAAGGCTCGCTTGGCATTCATTACCATTGATGAAAAGACCGAAAAGGAAAAGCGTTCCACCATTACTTACCTTGTTCAGGCTCACTCTGTCAATGGTGCAGTGAAGCATGTGGACGAGGTTATGGGCAAGACAATGATTGATTACGACATCGTTTCCATTGCCGATACAAAGATTATGGACGTGTTTGAGCACAAAGCAGCATCGAAAGCGTCTGACGCAAAGCCTGAATACGAATAA